In Sorghum bicolor cultivar BTx623 chromosome 10, Sorghum_bicolor_NCBIv3, whole genome shotgun sequence, one genomic interval encodes:
- the LOC8058856 gene encoding pentatricopeptide repeat-containing protein At3g57430, chloroplastic has translation MAATPLPVTSPPPPPLPQPPTAATIRSLTAAGNHAAALHALSSLSAASSSHSATLDRFALPPAAKSAAALRSLTAVRSIHGAALRHDLLDGPTPAVSNALLTAYARCGDLTAALALFDAMPSRDAVTFNSLIAALCLFRRWLPALDALRDMLLEGHPLTSFTLVSVLLACSHLAEDLRLGREAHAFALKNGFLDGDERFAFNALLSMYARLGLVDDAQTLFGSVGATDVPGGGVVTWNTMVSLLVQSGRCGEAIEVLYDMVARGVRPDGVTFASALPACSQLEMLSLGREMHAYVLKDADLAANSFVASALVDMYASHERVGAARLVFDMVPAGERQLGLWNAMICGYAQAGLDEDALELFARMETEAGVVPSETTIAGVLPSCARSETFAGKEAVHGYVVKRGMADNPFVQNALMDLYARLGDMDAARWIFATIEPRDVVSWNTLITGCVVQGHIRDAFQLVREMQQQGRFTDAATEDGIAGADEEPVVPNNITLMTLLPGCAMLAAPARGKEIHGYAVRHALDSDVAVGSALVDMYAKCGCLALSRAVFDRLPRRNVITWNVLIMAYGMHGLGDEAIALFDRMVASDEAKPNEVTFIAALAACSHSGMVDRGLEMFRSMKRNHGVEPTPDLHACAVDILGRAGRLDEAYRIISSMEPGEQQVSAWSSFLGACRLHRNVALGEIAAERLFELEPDEASHYVLLCNIYSAAGLWEKSSEVRSRMRQRGVSKEPGCSWIELDGVIHRFMAGESAHPESTLVHAHMDALWERMRDQGYTPDTSSVLHDIEESEKAAILRYHSEKLAIAFGLLRTPPGATIRVAKNLRVCNDCHEAAKFISRMVGRDIVLRDVRRFHHFVDGACSCGDYW, from the coding sequence ATGGCCGCCACGCCCCTCCCTGTCACCTCCCCACCTCCACCACCCCTACCGCAGCCGCCCACCGCCGCCACTATCCGCTCTCTCACTGCCGCGGGCAACCACGCCGCCGCTCTCCACGCGCTATCATCCCTGTCGGCGGCGTCCTCCTCCCACTCAGCCACGCTCGACCGCTTCGCGCTCCCGCCCGCCGCCAAGTCCGCCGCCGCGCTCCGCTCCCTCACAGCCGTCCGGTCCATTCACGGCGCCGCGCTGCGCCACGACCTCCTCGATGGGCCCACCCCGGCCGTCTCCAACGCGCTCCTCACCGCCTACGCGCGATGCGGCGACCTCACCGCCGCGCTCGCGCTCTTCGATGCCATGCCCAGCCGCGACGCCGTCACATTCAACTCCCTCATCGCCGCGCTCTGCCTCTTCCGCCGCTGGCTCCCGGCACTCGACGCGCTCCGCGACATGCTCCTGGAGGGCCACCCGCTCACCTCATTCACGCTTGTCAGCGTCCTGCTCGCGTGCTCCCACCTCGCTGAGGACCtgcgcctcggccgtgaggcgCACGCGTTCGCTCTCAAGAACGGGTTCCTGGACGGCGACGAACGATTCGCGTTCAACGCGCTGCTCTCCATGTACGCGCGCCTCGGCCTAgtcgacgacgcgcagacgctCTTCGGCTCCGTCGGCGCCACCGACGTGCCGGGCGGCGGCGTCGTCACGTGGAACACCATGGTCAGCCTGCTGGTCCAGAGCGGCCGCTGCGGCGAGGCCATCGAGGTGCTTTACGACATGGTCGCGCGCGGGGTGCGCCCGGACGGCGTCACGTTCGCGAGCGCGCTCCCGGCGTGCTCGCAGCTGGAGATGCTCTCCCTCGGCCGGGAGATGCACGCCTACGTCCTCAAGGACGCCGACCTCGCCGCCAACTCGTTCGTCGCCAGCGCGCTCGTGGACATGTACGCCAGCCACGAGCGGGTGGGTGCGGCGAGGCTGGTGTTCGACATGGTCCCGGCCGGCGAGCGCCAGCTCGGGCTGTGGAACGCCATGATCTGCGGGTATGCGCAGGCTGGCTTGGACGAGGACGCACTGGAGCTCTTCGCGCGGATGGAGACCGAGGCCGGCGTCGTACCCAGCGAGACCACCATTGCGGGCGTGCTGCCCTCGTGCGCGCGCTCGGAGACCTTCGCCGGCAAGGAAGCGGTGCACGGGTACGTCGTGAAGCGCGGCATGGCGGACAACCCGTTCGTGCAGAACGCGCTCATGGACCTGTACGCTCGCCTCGGCGACATGGACGCTGCGCGGTGGATCTTCGCCACGATCGAGCCCCGCGACGTGGTCTCTTGGAACACCCTCATCACCGGCTGCGTCGTGCAGGGCCACATCCGCGACGCGTTCCAGCTGGTCCGGGAGATGCAGCAGCAAGGGAGATTCACTGATGCCGCAACAGAAGACGGGATTGCCGGGGCGGATGAAGAGCCGGTGGTGCCCAACAACATCACACTCATGACCCTGCTCCCTGGCTGCGCGATGCTTGCGGCGCCAGCGAGGGGGAAGGAGATCCACGGCTACGCGGTGCGTCACGCCTTGGACTCGGACGTCGCCGTCGGGAGCGCGCTGGTGGACATGTACGCCAAGTGCGGCTGCCTGGCGCTGTCGAGGGCCGTGTTCGACCGGCTGCCGAGGAGGAACGTCATCACCTGGAACGTTCTCATCATGGCCTACGGCATGCATGGGCTCGGTGACGAGGCCATCGCGCTGTTCGACCGCATGGTGGCGAGCGACGAGGCTAAGCCGAACGAGGTCACCTTCATCGCCGCACTAGCAGCCTGCAGCCACTCCGGCATGGTCGACCGCGGCCTGGAGATGTTCCGTAGCATGAAGAGGAACCACGGGGTGGAGCCAACGCCTGACCTTCACGCCTGCGCTGTTGACATTCTCGGTCGGGCTGGCAGGCTGGACGAGGCCTACAGGATCATCAGCTCAATGGAGCCAGGAGAGCAGCAGGTGTCCGCGTGGAGCAGCTTCCTTGGAGCATGCCGGCTGCACCGGAACGTCGCTCTTGGCGAGATTGCTGCCGAGCGGCTGTTCGAGCTCGAGCCTGACGAGGCGAGCCATTACGTGCTCCTGTGCAACATTTACTCCGCCGCCGGCCTATGGGAGAAGTCATCAGAGGTGCGGAGCAGGATGCGGCAGAGGGGCGTCAGCAAGGAACCCGGCTGCAGCTGGATCGAACTCGACGGCGTGATCCACAGGTTCATGGCTGGCGAGTCTGCGCACCCAGAGAGCACGCTGGTGCACGCGCACATGGACGCACTCTGGGAGCGGATGAGAGACCAGGGGTACACGCCAGACACGTCGTCTGTGCTTCACGACATTGAGGAGAGCGAGAAGGCGGCGATCCTCCGGTACCACAGCGAGAAGCTCGCCATTGCCTTCGGGCTGCTGCGGACGCCACCGGGCGCCACCATCAGGGTGGCCAAGAACCTGAGGGTGTGCAACGACTGCCATGAGGCTGCTAAGTTCATCTCCAGGATGGTTGGGAGGGATATTGTGCTGAGGGACGTGAGGAGATTTCACCATTTCGTGGACGGTGCCTGCTCCTGTGGGGATTACTGGTAG
- the LOC8058857 gene encoding cyclic nucleotide-gated ion channel 1, whose product MMMGREDKYVRFQDWRSEQSVSSDNIVAPHRDDVSVFSSLKERTARVFALLGNLLHSETSNRSMFDERKSGRGTLHPQGPFLQKWNRIFVISCIFAVSVDPLFLYIPVINDEKPCWYLDRKLEMAASVLRFFTDIFYILHIIFQFRTGFIASSPTTFGRGVLNEDRCAIIKRYLSTYFFIDVFAILPIPQVIILVVLPNLQGSKVMKAKNVLMLIIICQYVPRLIRIRPLYLQITRSAGVITETARAGAAFNLLLYMLASHVLGALWYLLSIQRQDSCWRQHCRSNKTCNLSYLYCGDYDNDEGNAFLTKSCQPRNQPNLPDPYFGIYAPAIQNVSQSKSFFEKLFFCVWWGLQNLSSLGQNLKTSTYAWENLFAVFVSISGLVLFALLIGNVQTYLQSASLRIEEMRVKSRDTDQWMSYRHLPENLKERIRRYEQYRWQETSGVDEEQLLMNLPKDLRRDIKRHLCLSLLMRVCSHLSPILYTEGSCVIREGDPVNERLFVMRGNLMSMTTNGGRTGFFNSDVLKAGDFCGEELLTWALDPTSTSSLPSSTRTVKTMSEVEAFALRAEDLRFVATQFRRLHSKQLQHTFRFYSQQWRTWAACFIQAAWHRYCRKKIEDSLRAKEKRLQFAIANDSSTSLSFMAALYASRFAGNMIRILRRNATRKARLQERVPARLLQKPAEPNFSAEEQ is encoded by the exons ATGATGATGGGAAGAGAGGACAAATATGTGAG ATTTCAGGACTGGAGATCAGAGCAGTCTGTTAGTTCTGACAACATAGTTGCTCCACATAGAGATGATGTTTCAGTATTCAGTTCACTTAAAGAAAGGACTGCCAGGGTTTTTGCATTGCTAGGAAATCTTTTGCACTCAGAAACTTCAAATAGATCAATGTTTGATGAAAGAAAGTCTGGAAGAGGAACACTTCATCCTCAAGGGCCATTTCTGCAGAAATGGAACAGGATATTTGTGATATCATGTATATTTGCAGTTTCAGTGGATCCATTGTTCTTGTATATCCCAGTTATCAATGATGAAAAACCTTGCTGGTATTTGGATAGAAAGTTGGAAATGGCAGCAAGTGTCCTGCGTTTTTTCACAGATATTTTCTACATACTCCATATCATATTTCAGTTCCGGACAGGCTTTATTGCATCATCTCCTACAACCTTTGGGCGGGGTGTCTTAAACGAAGATAGATGTGCAATAATAAAGCGCTACTTATCAACATATTTTTTTATTGATGTCTTTGCTATTCTGCCCATCCCTCAG GTTATTATTTTGGTTGTGCTACCTAATCTTCAAGGCTCAAAGGTTATGAAAGCCAAAAATGTGTTAATGCTTATAATTATATGCCAGTATGTGCCTCGGCTAATCCGAATAAGGCCACTGTACCTCCAAATCACAAGGTCTGCTGGTGTAATTACAGAGACAGCACGGGCTGGTGCTGCTTTCAACCTTTTGCTTTACATGCTTGCCAGCCAT GTCCTTGGAGCTCTTTGGTACTTGCTTTCTATTCAACGCCAAGATTCCTGCTGGAGACAGCATTGTAGAAGCAATAAGACATGTAATCTTTCCTATTTGTACTGTGGAGATTATGATAACGATGAGGGAAATGCTTTCTTAACTAAAAGTTGCCAACCAAGAAATCAGCCAAACCTTCCAGATCCGTACTTTGGGATTTATGCACCAGCTATACAAAATGTATCACAGTCAAAAAGTTTCTTTGAGAAATTGTTCTTCTGTGTTTGGTGGGGTCTTCAAAATCTTAG TTCTCTTGGCCAAAACCTGAAAACAAGCACTTATGCATGGGAGAACTTATTCGCAGTGTTTGTCTCAATATCAGGTTTAGTTCTGTTTGCATTGCTGATCGGTAATGTGCAG ACCTATTTGCAATCAGCCTCTCTGAGAATAGAAGAAATGAGAGTGAAAAGCCGTGACACAGATCAGTGGATGTCATATCGACATCTTCCTGAGAACCTCAAGGAAAGAATACGGCGTTATGAACAGTATAGATGGCAAGAAACAAGTGGTGTTGATGAAGAGCAACTTCTTATGAACCTCCCCAAAGATCTTAGGAGGGATATAAAACGACATCTCTGTTTATCGCTTCTCATGAGGGTATGTTCTCATCTGTC CCCCATCCTATACACAGAAGGTAGCTGTGTTATTCGTGAAGGAGATCCAGTAAATGAAAGGCTCTTCGTCATGAGGGGAAACCTAATGAGCATGACGACAAATGGTGGAAGAACTGGCTTCTTTAACTCTGATGTTCTGAAAGCTGGAGATTTCTGTGGCGAAGAGCTCCTCACCTGGGCTCTTGACCCCACATCAACATCCAGCCTCcccagctcaacaaggacagTGAAGACAATGTCTGAAGTCGAAGCTTTTGCTTTGAGGGCTGAAGACTTAAGGTTTGTGGCAACTCAGTTCCGACGACTCCACAGCAAACAACTCCAGCACACTTTCAGATTCTACTCGCAACAATGGAGAACCTGGGCCGCATGTTTCATCCAAGCAGCCTGGCACCGGTACTGCAGAAAGAAGATTGAAGATTCTTTGCGTGCGAAGGAGAAGAGATTGCAATTCGCGATTGCCAATGACAGCTCCACTTCGCTTAGCTTCATGGCAGCACTATATGCTTCGCGTTTCGCTGGAAACATGATACGGATCCTGAGGAGAAATGCCACGCGCAAGGCCAGGCTGCAGGAAAGAGTGCCTGCAAGACTGTTGCAGAAACCAGCAGAGCCCAACTTTTCGGCAGAAGAGCAGTAG